In Falsibacillus pallidus, the genomic window TCAGAAAGAACTGTCTATCGCATTAAAAGCGATAGCAAACGGTGACAGACTTTTTTACACATACTTTCCTTGGCTGTTGGATATGCCGATCTATGTGGAATTTGAATCAATCTATCCTGCTTTTCAGCAAATCCAGTATTTCGGCACCATAAGGCAGTATTTAGCTGCCACATAGGCACAAGATAAACAGTCTTGTGCTTTTTAACGGTTTTCATTAGGACTTGCCATATAACTCGAGAGGGGGACATCATTAGAATGGAAGAATTGGATATGGGGCTGATGACGACAAAAATCATTATCGGGTTTGCTGCGTTATTTATGATAGTGATTTGGACAGGACGCACCTCAATCTACCAGCTCACACTGTTTCATTTGGTTTTTGTCCTGGTGCTCGGCGAATTTCTGGGAAACGCCTTATATGAAAACGATGTCCACACCCTCCAATTTTTATATGGAACCGGACTGTGGCTGCTGTTGATGCTGGCAATGGAGTACATAACCCAAAAGTGGAATTTCACTCGATCCTTTTTGATTGGTGATCCGGCAATCATTATAAGAAACGGCTCCTTTGATAGACAAATGATGAAAAAGAACAAAGTGGATATCAATCAAGTTCAAAGCCTCTTGCGTCAGAACAGTGTGTTTTCGGTAAGAGAGGTGAAATACGGAATCCTTGAAGCAAACGGTCAGATCAGCCTTTTGCTGAAATCTCAATTTCAAAATCCCATTAAAGAAGATTTAAATCTTCCTGCAAAAGAAGAAACTCTTCCCATTGCCTTAATCATTGACGGGGACATCCTGGAAGACAACCTGAAACAGATTGGCTGCACCGATGCCTGGTTAAGGACCCAGCTGAACATCAAGGGTTACACCAGTGAAAAAGACATATTCTTTGCCGATTGGGAACCAACGAACGGCATCCATATCTGTCCGAAATGAACAGTCTGCGTTTGTTAGCGCGGGCTGTCTTTTACATTTAGCTTTATTGCATTAATCTTGATAAAATGTATTAAAATTGATGTTTGGAATTGGAGTGTGTTAAATGATCCATCAGCGTGTAAGTCTATTAACTATAGCAGCATACAATCTACCGAAGCTAAGAGCCTTTTATCAAAAATTGGGCTGGGAGGAAACCGAAATCAGTTCAGATGCCTACGCTGTATTTAAAACAGCAGGTGTACTGATATCGTTATATCCGAAGGAAAATATAGAAAAAGATTCAAGTGTTAAGCTTCCCGACACACCTGAATACAGCAAAATGACCATTGCAATCAACGTTGATACACCTGATGAAGTAGATTCCACATATGAAATCATTAAACAAATTGGCGGCAGCCTGCTTAAAGAGCCGACAAATGCTGAATGGGGAGGAAGGACTGCCTATTTTGCAGATCCAGAGAAGAATATATGGGAAATTGCCTGGAATCCAACTTCCAAATTCGATGAAAGAGGCGCTATGATTTCATTTTAATGAATAGTAGAAAACATAATAATATTATGTTAACTAGTAAGGTGATTTACATATTATAGGATAGACAATGATTCAGAAATACAGCAGACAGATTTTCTGGATAAGAATATCCAAATGAAACAAAATTCACTGCAAACGTAAAAAATCAATAAATAGCCAGTTAGAATTGCAACTGATTATTTACGTATAGAAATTCAGGAGAAAAAATATATTGAAAACTCCAGATGCATTAAAAGTAAAATTAAATCGTAAAAAAAAAAATAAAATTTAAACCATCACAAATCTCATAAAATTTCTATTCTGTCTCACTATTAAGAGTATACTTTTGATATGAGACATTTTTTCTTTTTAAAACTCAACTATCTATAATTTATATTATGTAAACTAGAAAATAGATCGCCATCCATCATCAACCATTACACTCCCTTCCCTTTGTAGTAGATAATAAATTAGCATAAAATCATAAAACTTTGTATTTATCTACGATTATGCCAGCATTTAAGCATAAAAAGAATCCGCACGTTTTCCGGCGGACTCAATCTTAAAACTTATCTCACTGCAAATTTAATTATGCTGCAACCTTTTTACATTCTTCAGCGCATTTCAAACATGCATCTGCACATTTTTGACAGTGGTCATGATCATGCTTTTTACACTCATTTCCACAAGCTTCGCAAATTGTTGCACAAATTGAAGCTAATTCTCCATCAAAAGGAGTTCCTCTGACCAGGGCTTGTTCTAAATAAGAGCAAATATCCGCACATTCACGATCCAACCGAATGCACTCAGTCATCATTTTTACATTGTCTTCATTCAAGCATGCATCATAGCAATGGTTGCACGCTTCCATACATTCATGCAAGGTTTCAATTAAAGATTTGTACTTTTCATGTGACACTAAATCGCCTCCTATTATTTTGGGTACATAAGGTGTTTATCCTACCTAGTGGCCCTATAAACAAAAAATCGATTAAATTACTATTTTGCTGGTTTTAATTCGCTTTCTGTAACCCATTTATGATTTTTAACTGTCTTACCACCATTGGTTGGTTTG contains:
- a CDS encoding YetF domain-containing protein; its protein translation is MEELDMGLMTTKIIIGFAALFMIVIWTGRTSIYQLTLFHLVFVLVLGEFLGNALYENDVHTLQFLYGTGLWLLLMLAMEYITQKWNFTRSFLIGDPAIIIRNGSFDRQMMKKNKVDINQVQSLLRQNSVFSVREVKYGILEANGQISLLLKSQFQNPIKEDLNLPAKEETLPIALIIDGDILEDNLKQIGCTDAWLRTQLNIKGYTSEKDIFFADWEPTNGIHICPK
- a CDS encoding VOC family protein, giving the protein MIHQRVSLLTIAAYNLPKLRAFYQKLGWEETEISSDAYAVFKTAGVLISLYPKENIEKDSSVKLPDTPEYSKMTIAINVDTPDEVDSTYEIIKQIGGSLLKEPTNAEWGGRTAYFADPEKNIWEIAWNPTSKFDERGAMISF
- a CDS encoding four-helix bundle copper-binding protein; this encodes MSHEKYKSLIETLHECMEACNHCYDACLNEDNVKMMTECIRLDRECADICSYLEQALVRGTPFDGELASICATICEACGNECKKHDHDHCQKCADACLKCAEECKKVAA